From a region of the Streptacidiphilus albus JL83 genome:
- a CDS encoding tyrosine-protein phosphatase: METTDNPAISLSGAALGDPADAARLLDVPGVRNLRDAGGHATADGGRVRDGVLFRSGSLGELRPEGAARLAELGLSTVVDLRGGPEVACWPDLRHGLEYTLVSLPTLPPLPDASANPDSANPDSADPGSAVNAAASTADTADTADTADTADTADTAGRIAAARTAAAADGVHFDGLDSMYVFMADVAGPPIVACLRRLLEPGALPALVHCAVGKDRTGITVAVLLDVLGVDRRTIDADYVLSNTGLGLLGEPVHYLDEFGVDRISRPVHPVLLELFLDRVTARHGSTAGFLRAHGLTGAELEQVRRLFTRPA, encoded by the coding sequence ATGGAGACCACCGACAATCCAGCGATATCCCTGTCCGGCGCGGCCCTCGGCGACCCGGCGGACGCCGCCCGGCTGCTGGACGTCCCCGGTGTCCGGAACCTGCGCGACGCCGGGGGCCACGCCACGGCCGACGGCGGCCGGGTCCGCGACGGCGTGCTGTTCCGCTCCGGTTCGCTCGGCGAGCTTCGGCCCGAGGGCGCGGCCCGGCTCGCCGAGCTCGGCCTGAGCACCGTCGTCGACCTGCGCGGAGGGCCCGAGGTCGCCTGCTGGCCGGACCTCCGGCACGGCCTGGAGTACACCCTGGTCTCCCTGCCGACACTGCCGCCGCTGCCGGACGCCTCCGCCAACCCCGACTCGGCCAACCCCGACTCGGCCGACCCCGGCTCGGCCGTGAACGCCGCCGCCTCCACCGCCGACACCGCCGACACCGCCGACACCGCCGACACCGCCGACACCGCCGACACCGCCGGGAGGATCGCCGCCGCCCGGACGGCCGCCGCCGCCGACGGCGTCCACTTCGACGGCCTCGACTCGATGTACGTCTTCATGGCCGACGTGGCCGGTCCCCCGATCGTCGCCTGCCTCCGCCGGCTGCTGGAGCCCGGGGCGCTGCCCGCGCTGGTCCACTGCGCCGTCGGCAAGGACCGGACCGGGATCACCGTCGCCGTGCTGCTCGACGTCCTCGGGGTCGACCGGCGCACCATCGACGCCGACTACGTGCTCTCCAACACCGGCCTCGGGCTGCTCGGCGAGCCCGTCCACTACCTGGACGAGTTCGGCGTGGACCGGATCTCCCGGCCGGTCCACCCGGTCCTGCTGGAGCTGTTCCTGGACCGGGTGACCGCCCGCCACGGCAGCACCGCCGGGTTCCTCCGGGCGCACGGGCTGACCGGGGCCGAGCTGGAGCAGGTCCGGCGGCTGTTCACCCGCCCGGCCTGA
- a CDS encoding phospho-sugar mutase — MTTVPATDLLVRARAWLAEDPDPDTRAELTGLLAAAECGATGSNEGAGSEEQARAWSSLAERFSGTLRFGTAGLRAAMGAGPMRMNRTVVTRAAAGLAAHLRRTDPEALVVIGYDARHRSYEFALTTAATVVGAGLRAALLPGPLPTPVLAFTVRRLGAAAGVMVTASHNPAQDNGYKVYLADGAQIVPPLDAAVAAEIDALGPLASIPTAADGWAILTERETVEPYLARAVATLDPGSPRGLTTVYTPLHGVGRDLLLAAFARAGFPAPVVVPEQGEPDPDFPTLRFPNPEEPGALDLAFRTAARHAPDLVLAHDPDADRLAVAVPDPGLPGGWRALSGDEVGALLAAHLVARRAEGTFATTIVSSSLLARIAEAAGLGYAETLTGFKWITRAPGLRYGYEEALGYCVDPEAVRDKDGLTAALAVAELAGVLAESGRTLGDLLDDLALTHGLHATEQRSARLHDPHRMAAVLAGLRERPPTVLGGLRVDSAEDLGQGADGLPPTEGLRYRLSGDGVASARVVVRPSGTEPKLKCYLEVVVPVPSSDALGDARTTARELLAAIAADLGSSAGI; from the coding sequence ATGACCACCGTTCCCGCCACCGACCTGCTCGTCCGGGCCCGCGCCTGGCTCGCCGAGGACCCCGACCCGGACACCCGCGCCGAACTCACCGGCCTGCTCGCCGCCGCCGAGTGCGGCGCCACCGGCAGCAACGAGGGCGCCGGCAGCGAGGAGCAGGCGCGGGCCTGGTCCTCGCTGGCGGAGCGCTTCAGCGGGACGCTCCGCTTCGGCACCGCCGGGCTGCGCGCGGCCATGGGCGCGGGCCCGATGCGGATGAACCGGACCGTGGTCACCCGGGCCGCCGCCGGGCTCGCCGCCCACCTCCGCCGGACCGACCCCGAGGCGCTGGTCGTCATCGGCTACGACGCCCGGCACCGCTCCTACGAGTTCGCGCTGACCACCGCCGCCACCGTGGTCGGCGCCGGACTGCGGGCCGCGCTGCTGCCGGGGCCGCTGCCCACCCCGGTGCTCGCCTTCACCGTCCGCCGGCTCGGCGCGGCGGCCGGGGTGATGGTGACCGCCAGTCACAACCCGGCCCAGGACAACGGCTACAAGGTCTACCTGGCCGACGGGGCGCAGATCGTCCCGCCGCTGGACGCCGCCGTCGCCGCCGAGATCGACGCGCTCGGCCCGCTCGCCTCGATCCCCACCGCGGCCGACGGCTGGGCCATCCTCACCGAGCGGGAGACCGTCGAGCCCTACCTCGCCCGCGCCGTGGCCACCCTCGACCCCGGCAGCCCGCGCGGGCTCACCACGGTCTACACCCCGCTGCACGGCGTCGGCCGGGACCTGCTGCTGGCCGCCTTCGCGCGGGCCGGCTTCCCCGCGCCCGTCGTCGTCCCCGAACAGGGCGAGCCCGACCCGGACTTCCCGACCCTGCGCTTCCCCAACCCGGAGGAGCCGGGCGCGCTGGACCTGGCCTTCCGCACCGCCGCCCGGCACGCCCCGGACCTGGTGCTGGCCCACGACCCCGACGCCGACCGGCTGGCGGTCGCGGTCCCCGACCCCGGCCTGCCCGGCGGCTGGCGCGCCCTGTCCGGGGACGAGGTGGGCGCCCTGCTCGCGGCCCACCTGGTGGCCCGGCGGGCCGAGGGGACCTTCGCCACCACCATCGTCTCCTCCTCGCTGCTGGCCCGGATCGCCGAGGCCGCCGGGCTCGGCTACGCCGAGACGCTGACCGGCTTCAAGTGGATCACCCGGGCTCCGGGACTCCGCTACGGCTACGAGGAGGCGCTGGGCTACTGCGTCGACCCGGAGGCGGTCCGCGACAAGGACGGCCTCACCGCCGCCCTGGCCGTCGCCGAACTGGCCGGCGTGCTGGCGGAGTCCGGCCGGACCCTGGGCGACCTGCTGGACGACCTGGCGCTCACCCACGGCCTGCACGCCACCGAGCAGCGCTCCGCCCGGCTGCACGACCCGCACCGCATGGCCGCCGTCCTGGCCGGGCTGCGCGAGCGCCCGCCGACCGTCCTCGGCGGCCTGCGGGTGGACTCCGCCGAGGACCTGGGGCAGGGCGCCGACGGCCTCCCACCCACCGAGGGGCTGCGCTACCGGCTGAGCGGCGACGGGGTCGCCTCGGCCCGGGTGGTGGTCCGCCCCTCCGGGACGGAACCCAAGCTCAAGTGCTACCTGGAGGTGGTGGTCCCGGTGCCGTCGAGTGACGCGCTCGGCGACGCCCGCACAACGGCGCGCGAACTCCTGGCAGCGATCGCCGCCGACCTCGGCTCCTCCGCCGGGATCTGA